One part of the Halopenitus persicus genome encodes these proteins:
- the cas4 gene encoding CRISPR-associated protein Cas4: MSTSVAEYVAAEREPAREPKTRITGLMVQYYHVCRRELWFMSRDIDIDRETTNIQRGTHVDETSYQGSRKSFQIDGRIQLDVLESGDIMEVKVSSAMEKPARMQLLFYLWYLREVHDIEKDGVLAYPTERRREQVELNTETTAQIEATVEGILDTVGAETPPALEKKSYCDSCLYQDICWM, encoded by the coding sequence GTGTCTACCAGCGTAGCTGAATACGTCGCGGCGGAACGTGAGCCTGCGCGTGAGCCAAAGACGCGTATTACGGGACTTATGGTCCAATACTATCACGTCTGTCGGCGTGAACTCTGGTTTATGTCGCGGGATATTGATATCGATAGGGAAACGACCAATATTCAACGCGGGACCCACGTCGACGAAACCAGTTATCAAGGTTCGCGAAAGTCCTTCCAAATAGATGGCCGGATCCAGCTTGACGTGCTTGAGTCCGGAGATATAATGGAGGTGAAGGTCTCCTCGGCGATGGAAAAGCCGGCTCGTATGCAGCTTCTGTTTTATCTCTGGTATCTGCGTGAGGTCCACGATATCGAAAAGGACGGCGTACTCGCCTATCCGACCGAACGCCGTCGTGAACAGGTCGAACTGAACACAGAGACGACAGCTCAAATCGAGGCTACTGTCGAAGGGATCCTGGACACAGTCGGCGCCGAAACGCCCCCAGCATTAGAAAAGAAGTCGTACTGTGATAGTTGCCTGTACCAAGACATCTGCTGGATGTAA
- the cas1b gene encoding type I-B CRISPR-associated endonuclease Cas1b — MPKPNHHVFADGELSRNEGTLRIDTLAGETEYLPVESIDSLYLHGQIDFNTRALGLLNDHGVPAHVFGWKDYYKGSYLPKRGQVSGNTVVEQVRAYDDDRRLSIAQRIIQASIHNMRSNLRYYDGRRGNFSEAIADLADEKDQVAAVDTINEVRAVEGNARKTYYRCFDRILRDPFELTKRQYNPPTNEANAIVSFLNGMTYTTCVSAIRKTALDPTVGFVHEPGERRFTLSLDIADIFKPILADRLVFRLVNRQQITVDDFESELDGCLLTESGRMTVLEEFEKLLDETVAHPRLERNVSYKTLVRTDVLSLKKHILTGEEYHATERWW, encoded by the coding sequence ATGCCAAAGCCAAACCATCACGTTTTCGCTGACGGTGAACTCTCTCGTAATGAAGGGACGCTGCGCATCGACACGCTGGCTGGTGAAACGGAATATTTGCCGGTCGAATCCATCGACTCACTATACCTACACGGGCAGATCGACTTCAACACTCGCGCCCTGGGACTACTGAACGACCACGGTGTGCCCGCACACGTATTCGGATGGAAGGATTACTATAAGGGATCGTACCTGCCCAAACGAGGGCAGGTCTCCGGAAATACCGTTGTCGAGCAGGTCCGCGCTTACGATGATGACCGACGACTCTCCATCGCACAACGGATTATACAGGCCAGTATTCACAATATGCGGAGCAATCTCCGGTACTATGACGGACGAAGGGGGAACTTCAGTGAAGCCATTGCGGACCTCGCTGATGAGAAGGATCAAGTGGCAGCAGTGGATACCATCAACGAAGTACGGGCGGTTGAAGGGAACGCAAGGAAGACGTATTATCGCTGCTTTGATCGAATTCTACGCGATCCGTTCGAGTTGACGAAGCGGCAGTATAACCCACCGACAAATGAAGCCAATGCCATCGTCTCGTTCTTGAACGGGATGACGTACACGACCTGCGTCTCCGCAATCCGAAAAACTGCACTCGATCCGACAGTCGGATTCGTACACGAACCGGGCGAGCGCAGGTTTACACTTTCCCTGGACATCGCCGATATCTTCAAGCCGATCTTGGCTGATCGTCTCGTTTTTCGACTAGTTAACCGTCAACAGATCACGGTTGATGATTTCGAATCGGAGCTCGACGGCTGTCTGTTAACCGAAAGTGGCCGGATGACGGTGCTTGAAGAGTTTGAAAAGCTCTTGGACGAGACGGTAGCTCACCCGCGACTTGAGCGAAACGTGAGTTACAAGACGCTCGTCCGCACGGACGTTCTGAGTCTGAAGAAGCACATATTAACCGGAGAAGAATATCACGCAACGGAACGGTGGTGGTGA